The proteins below are encoded in one region of Tursiops truncatus isolate mTurTru1 chromosome 12, mTurTru1.mat.Y, whole genome shotgun sequence:
- the LOC101317031 gene encoding ribosomal protein eL22-like 1: MAVRKDKKPKKSTWKFNLDLTHPVEDGILGSGNFEQFLWEKVKVNGKTGNLGTVVHIECFKNKITVVSEKQFSKRYLKHLPKKYLQKSNLGNLCYWLRVVASDKETYALRYLQISQDEDGSESED, encoded by the exons ATGGCGGTGAGGAAAGACAAGAAGCCTAAGAAGTCAACTTGGAAGTTTAATCTGGACCTTACTCATCCAGTAGAAGATGGAATTTTGGGTTCTGGAAATTTTGAACAGTTTCTATGGGAGAAGGTTAAAGTGAATGGAAAAACCGGAAATCTTGGGACTGTCGTTCACATTGAATGCTTCAAGAATAAAATCACAGTTGTTTCTGAGAAACAGTTCTCTAAAAGGTATTTGAAACACCTTCCCAAGAAATACCTTCAAAAGAgcaatcttgg caatctttgTTATTGGCTTCGTGTGGTCGCATCCGACAAGGAGACTTATGCACTTCGTTACTTGCAGATTAGTCAAGATGAAGATGGGTCCGAGTCTGAGGACTAG